The genome window CTTGAGCCTAAATTTAATGTATTTCCTTCATCATAAACATGAAAAACTTTAGTGTATTCTTTTGAACAATTTTCATCTTCTAATCTATACGTAACTGTATGTTGACCTACCCCTGCTTCATTAGGAAAGAATTGATTTTCTCTGACCGATGGTCCACTACAGGTTAATGTAACTTCGTCGCTTTCTACATCAGTAGATAAATCGATAGGTGTAGATAAAGATGTTGGGTAAGTGGCATCAGATGGAAAAAGATTAACGACATAGTTGTCTACATTCTGAACTGTAATATCAACTTCATTGGAATGAAAATCTTCTCCATCAGCAATTACCTTTCTTCTGAATTCATAATCCCCGTCATCATCTAATGTATTGATATAATAATCTTTAGAAGTGGCTCCACTAATATCGCTCCAGCCATTGTTGTTGTGGTTACTTTCCCATTGATAGGTAACAGAAGTAACTTCAGGAGAAATATCTGAAGGATTGACCTCACTTCCCACTAAATTGATCTCTATAGAATTACTACAAAAATGCTCTGTAGAAGGTGCAGAAATTGTATTATCAAATGTGATAACACTCATTTCAGAATCGGCATAATACACTCTTGAATTATTGGTAGTGGCTGAAGTGATGGCATAATTTCCTGCTTGGTCATTAATGTTAATCTCAAAAGTGGCCTCAGCTCCTGAAAGGTCATTAGGAATTGGTGATATTTGAATGGTAATATTATAACTTCCGTCATCTTGTCCAGCAACAGACATATCTTGTCCATCTAATGTTGCGGTAATGCTCGAAATACTTTCAGAAAAGGTAGCATTAATAAGTACAATATTACCATCTTCAATTTGAGTTCCATCAGAATCATTATCCGTTGAAATGACTACCGTACTAAATGTTGGAGGTTCACTATCGATTTTATAATTGTTGGAAGCTATATAGGTGTTTTCATTAATATTTGCTCTCAGCTTATAGGAATCGCCATGGACTAATTCTGATGAGATGGTGACATCAATTGCAAATTCAGTGCCTGTGGATACAGTGTTAACTGAAATCGTTACATCTGAGGTTTGAGTATCATTTTTTAATACCTGAAAGTCATCTTCTGAAACATCCAAACCATTCCCTTCTAATGACCAAGATAATGTAGAATTGTTGATATATGTATTGTTATTATGAGACAAATTAGTAACAGTTTGACCCATGGATTGTGCCCCATTTATAACAATAAAAACGATAATAAATTTAAACGAGAGTGAGATGAATTGACTAAAATCATCTTTTGTAGAAAGTAGCATTTTTGGGTAATAAATTAAAGATAGTACTAGGTTTAACTTGAGTAAGTCACTCATATTTAATAACTTACGCAATATACAAATAAATAATCCAAAAATAATTTAAATATTCCATGAAGAAATTGTGTAATTCGAAAAATCTAGAGTTTGTTTAGAAGTTTTCTAAACTAGAAAAGGTGACGAAAAGCACTAATTAAATGAATTTGCCCTCACTATCTTTGAAGAAGAATTATTAAATCTAGCTGTAAAAAAAGTAAATCACATTTGTGAATTATTACGCCTTATGATGTTCAAAAAACTCATACCTCCAAAACAGTGGCAACCCGTTGTTTTTGCGTTAATGGGAGCGATCGTCGGGCTTACGGTTTACATTGCATATAATGCTAGAGTCACTTCGTATTTGTCAGATGATCCAGAAACCTGCGTTAACTGCCACGTTATGACTCCTCAATTTGAGAGCTGGAAACACAGTTCACACAGGGAAGTAGCTACTTGTAATGATTGCCATGTACCCCACGACAACTTTGTATCAAAGTATGCCTTTAAAGCAAAAGATGGACTATACCACGCATCCATGTATACATTACACATGGAACCACAGGTAATTAAGATGCATCAGCCAGGACGAGAAACTGTTCAGGCTAACTGTGTTCGTTGCCATGGTGATCAAGTAATGGATCCTAAGGATGAATCTTTGGTCACTTCTTATGTACACAATCGTACTGATCGTGCATGTTGGGAGTGTCATAGAGAAATCCCTCACGGAAGAGTTAAATCTTTATCTTCTGTAGGATACCAAATTCAAACTTTACCTGTACAAGGTGAGAAAAAAGATGTTATACCTTCTTGGCTCGAAGCAGCCCTTAAAAATAAGAATTAATAAACATGAGTTCTAAAGTTACAAATTGGCTTTTATTTTTAGCTACCGTTGCGGTAGTAGTGCTTCTTGCGATGTTAGGAAGCAACATTTCAGACCGTAAATCTGAATCTCAATTCGCTTACCAGCCACAAGTGAAAATTCAAAACCTTGATCCTCGTAATCAAGTTTGGGGTGAAAACTTCCCTCGTCAATACCAATCTTTCTTAGAAACTAAAGAACAAGATTTCTCTTCTAAGTATAATGGTAACCAACTTCGTGATGCATTAGAAGAGTCTCCAGAACTAGTAGTTCTTTGGGCTGGATATGGTTTCTCAAAAGACTATAACCAACCAAGAGGCCACGGTTATGCTATGGATGACATCACTAATACACTAAGAACAGGTGGTCCTACTGAACCAGGTACAGGTCCTATGCCTGCTACTTGTTGGACTTGTAAGTCTCCAGATGTACCTCGTTTAATGAACGAAATTGGTATCGCTGAATTCTATAAAGGAAAATGGTTTGACAAAGGTGCTGAAATCCATAACCCAATTGGTTGTGCAGACTGTCATGATAACA of Flammeovirga agarivorans contains these proteins:
- the nrfH gene encoding cytochrome c nitrite reductase small subunit — encoded protein: MMFKKLIPPKQWQPVVFALMGAIVGLTVYIAYNARVTSYLSDDPETCVNCHVMTPQFESWKHSSHREVATCNDCHVPHDNFVSKYAFKAKDGLYHASMYTLHMEPQVIKMHQPGRETVQANCVRCHGDQVMDPKDESLVTSYVHNRTDRACWECHREIPHGRVKSLSSVGYQIQTLPVQGEKKDVIPSWLEAALKNKN